The Porites lutea chromosome 4, jaPorLute2.1, whole genome shotgun sequence genome contains a region encoding:
- the LOC140934583 gene encoding uncharacterized protein, whose protein sequence is MELRLSQPPPEPSSFDGDPAKYLRFRENFRDQVECKKSLSDSERLNYLMSYTTGRAKLALKVLEHRFGQSAMIVQALKSSVTDRPKKRPEDNAALLALSDKIENCCWAMSELRSCELDCTINLKHIYDRLPGHLQGKWRKTAMLYRERSDGREPDLKELSKFITAQSQIENDPVYGRKSESQTKISVGRNPNKKR, encoded by the exons ATGGAACTGAGACTGTCACAGCCACCACCAGAGCCTTCCTCTTTTGATGGCGACCCAGCCAAGTACCTACGGTTTAGAGAAAATTTCCGGGACCAAGTTGAATGTAAAAAATCACTGTCTGACAGCGAGAGATTGAACTATTTGATGTCCTACACTACAGGTAGAGCGAAG TTGGCCCTCAAGGTGTTAGAGCACAGATTTGGACAAAGCGCCATGATAGTTCAAGCCTTGAAATCGTCTGTTACCGATCGACCAAAGAAAAGACCTGAAGATAACGCTGCACTCCTAGCCTTGTCTGACAAGATTGAGAACTGTTGCTGGGCAATGTCTGAGTTGCGGTCATGTGAACTTGATTGTACCATTAACTTGAAACACATCTATGATCGTTTGCCAGGTCACCTTCAAGGAAAGTGGAGAAAGACTGCAATGTTGTATCGCGAGAGGTCGGATGGAAGAGAACCGGACTTAAAGGAGCTATCCAAGTTTATTACTGCACAGTCGCAAATCGAAAACGACCCGGTGTATGGCAGAAAGAGTGAATCACAAACAAAGATCAGTGTTGGCAGGAACCCCAATAAAAAGCGCTAG
- the LOC140934584 gene encoding uncharacterized protein: MRFRKDEEAAAFDIESMFHRVACREDDTDTLRFLWWDGSLDEPPSNYKMTALLQTAEDNEAAFGEKSREIVKKNFFVDNGLFSKPSTELAVHSSLELMRMLRKGNFCLIKFISNDKDALAAIPDEERKIKNLELDKLPIERALGQQWNIDTDTFGVKTSPPSARPGNDTWRGCLSTLSSIFDTLGMIGPVLLPAKRVLQKTWQLKLLWDEKLPEDLLKDWNKWKENLSLLNHVTIPRCYFPGGCSLDATFQLHHFSDASEVGYGTVSYLRRETVDGRVDCSFIMAKSRTAPLQFVSVPRLELQAATIAVRIHRLILKEIDLVMSASFFWTDSKITLQYIDNETRRFKTYVANRVAEIRDTSQPSLQRKLAWLLKFKAYIQYGKDKKADIEKHLTTADLEKATLTIVKLVQREVYAVEIQDLEKRGHVKRSNKIVKLRPILDDCVMRVGGRIADAPIAFDAKFPMIVPPKHHVAQVLIGSFHQKLLHAGQNQILAHWREKFWIPNGRSAVRQVVRSCMTCKKQRATTMEQMMSALPAFSTTAYEPCFTYTGVDYFGPLNVKKGRSVVKRWGAIFTCMNSRAIYLELASSLEADCFINVFRRFVNRRRPPKFMYSDNGSNFVGAEREIRQAIENWNQCQIRDDLLQRGANDPNDFQPLTPNHLLLQRTVSALSPETFVKEDMLLRKKWRQTQIFADHFWRRWMKEYVPALQERQKWHRPRRNAQVGDLVLVVDQDLPRGK, encoded by the exons ATGCGGTTTAGAAAGGATGAAGAAGCAGCAGCTTTTGATATAGAAAGTATGTTTCATAGAGTGGCTTGCAGAGAGGACGACACGGACACACTCCGATTCTTGTGGTGGGACGGTAGTTTAGACGAACCACCTAGTAACTATAAGATGACA GCATTACTGCAGACTGCTGAAGACAACGAGGCTGCCTTTGGAGAAAAAAGTCGTGAAATTGTCAAGAAAAATTTCTTTGTAGACAATGGTTTGTTCTCGAAACCGTCGACAGAACTTGCAGTGCATTCATCGTTGGAACTGATGAGAATGTTACGCAAAGGGAATTTTTGCCTGATTAAATTCATTTCAAATGACAAAGATGCATTGGCTGCTATCCCAGACGaggaaagaaaaatcaagaatcTTGAACTCGATAAACTTCCTATAGAGAGAGCCCTCGGACAACAATGGAACATTGATACCGATACGTTTGGTGTCAAGACATCGCCGCCATCAGCTCGACCCGGGAATGACACATGGCGAGGGTGTTTGTCTACATTGAGCTCGATCTTTGATACTCTTGGTATGATTGGACCAGTCCTGTTGCCAGCAAAAAGGGTCTTGCAGAAGACTTGGCAGCTAAAGCTCCTTTGGGATGAAAAGTTACCTGAAGACTTGTTGAAGGACTGGAATAAGTGGAAGGAGAACTTGTCACTGCTCAATCATGTGACTATTCCGCGTTGCTATTTTCCTGGTGGCTGTTCCCTCGATGCGACGTTCCAACTGCATCACTTCAGTGATGCGTCAGAGGTTGGATATGGAACTGTCTCGTACTTGAGAAGAGAAACTGTAGACGGCAGAGTTGATTGCTCATTTATCATGGCCAAGAGTCGTACCGCCCCTCTACAGTTCGTGTCTGTGCCAAGACTTGAATTACAAGCTGCCACAATCGCTGTAAGAATACATCGTCTGATCCTAAAGGAGATTGACCTGGTGATGTCTGCTTCGTTCTTTTGGACCGATTCAAAGATAACGCTGCAGTACATCGACAATGAGACACGCAGATTTAAGACGTATGTTGCTAACAGAGTGGCAGAAATTAGAGATACTTCTCAGCCCT CGCTCCAACGAAAGTTAGCCTGGCTGCTGAAATTCAAGGCGTACATTCAGTATGGTAAAGACAAGAAAGCAGATATTGAGAAGCACCTGACTACGGCAGATCTGGAGAAAGCAACATTGACTATAGTTAAACTAGTACAAAGAGAAGTATATGCAGTCGAAATACAGGATTTGGAGAAGAGAGGCCATGTCAAACGTTCTAACAAGATTGTAAAGCTGCGACCCATACTGGATGACTGTGTCATGAGAGTTGGAGGTCGCATTGCAGATGCCCCAATTGCGTTTGATGCCAAATTCCCTATGATTGTTCCACCAAAGCACCATGTGGCCCAGGTACTGATTGGAAGCTTTCATCAGAAATTATTACATGCTGGACAAAATCAAATCCTTGCGCACTGGAGGGAGAAGTTTTGGATACCTAATGGGAGGTCTGCCGTACGTCAGGTTGTGAGATCGTGCATGACATGCAAGAAACAGAGAGCGACAACCATGGAACAGATGATGTCCGCCTTACCTGCATTTAGCACCACAGCCTATGAGCCGTGCTTCACCTATACAGGAGTGGACTACTTTGGCCCCCTGAATGTTAAGAAGGGAAGATCAGTTGTTAAGAGGTGGGGAGCAATATTCACGTGCATGAATTCTAGAGCAATATATTTGGAGCTGGCCTCTTCCCTTGAGGCTGACTGCTTTATTAACGTCTTCAGAAGATTTGTAAATAGAAGAAGGCCACCCAAATTTATGTACTCTGACAACGGGTCCAATTTTGTGGGTGCCGAGAGGGAGATCAGACAAGCAATTGAAAATTGGAACCAATGCCAAATCAGAGATGATCTCCTGCAGAGGGGTGCCA ACGACCCCAACGACTTTCAACCACTAACACCAAACCACCTGTTGTTGCAGAGAACAGTAAGCGCCTTGTCGCCTGAAACCTTTGTGAAAGAAGATATGCTGTTGAGAAAGAAATGGAGACAGACGCAGATATTTGCTGACCACTTTTGGAGACGATGGATGAAGGAGTATGTTCCAGCCCTACAGGAGAGACAAAAATGGCACAGACCTCGACGAAACGCCCAAGTTGGAGACCTAGTACTTGTAGTGGATCAAGACCTTCCCAGGGGAAAGTAG
- the LOC140934585 gene encoding uncharacterized protein, protein MVKTVNGTKLHDSKVLNGLIVTDLKGKNPIQLPKIFTKEDLCTPSNVPTPELAHRWKHLRNIVNELPTQLPNVKIGLLIGSNCPKALEPIDVLASEDGGPFAIRTFAGWAIVGSLYICDTEHSNVNCHRVAATEVGSGRHLDHHFMVESRVKEIVTPQALNKMLELDFSERTEDKEQEYSREDMKFLKIVSQGIRHDEDHHYEIPPPFRVDSQWFPDNREQVLQRALWLRKKLIKNDKFYKDYVNYMSSIIAKGFARKVPSHLIPAKTGKVWYIPHHGVYHAKKANKIRVVFDCSARFGGTSLNDKLLQGPDLTNRLVGVLTRFREEPIAFMGDIDAMFHQVRVPEGQRDFLRFLWWPDGDLTQDLEEYQMNVHLFGAVSSPSCSNFALRKAADDAEEIVGTEAADVLRKNFYVDDCLRS, encoded by the coding sequence ATGGTGAAGACTGTCAATGGTACAAAGTTGCACGACTCTAAGGTCTTGAATGGATTAATCGTCACGGACTTAAAGGGCAAGAATCCAATACAGCTACCGAAGATATTCACTAAAGAGGACCTCTGCACACCCTCAAATGTGCCTACGCCTGAACTTGCCCATCGTTGGAAACATCTCAGAAACATAGTCAACGAGCTGCCTACACAGTTACCGAATGTCAAGATTGgtcttctgattggctcaaactGCCCGAAAGCTCTCGAACCTATAGACGTATTAGCTAGTGAAGATGGTGGTCCCTTCGCAATCAGGACGTTTGCTGGATGGGCAATAGTGGGCTCTCTGTACATATGCGACACAGAGCATTCAAATGTCAATTGCCATAGAGTTGCTGCTACGGAAGTTGGTTCAGGCAGACACCTCGACCACCACTTCATGGTAGAGAGCAGGGTTAAGGAGATCGTCACTCCACAAGCACTCAACAAGATGCTCGAACTGGACTTCAGTGAACGAACGGAAGATAAGGAGCAAGAATATTCACGAGAAGACATGAAGTTTCTGAAGATAGTCAGTCAGGGAATTCGTCACGACGAAGATCATCATTATGAAATTCCCCCTCCTTTCCGCGTTGACAGCCAATGGTTTCCTGATAATAGAGAGCAAGTTCTTCAAAGAGCACTATGGTTAAGAAAGAAGCTTATTAAGAATGACAAGTTTTACAAGGACTATGTTAACTATATGAGCAGCATCATTGCCAAGGGATTTGCTCGGAAGGTACCGTCTCATCTTATTCCTGCAAAGACGGGCAAAGTCTGGTACATACCCCATCATGGCGTTTACCATGCCAAGAAGGCGAACAAGATAAGGGTGGTGTTCGACTGTAGCGCTAGATTTGGAGGAACATCGCTCAACGACAAGTTGCTACAAGGGCCTGACCTGACAAATCGACTTGTTGGTGTCCTTACAAGATTTCGCGAAGAGCCTATTGCGTTTATGGGGGACATTGATGCAATGTTCCATCAAGTCCGCGTACCAGAAGGCCAGCGAGACTTCCTTCGCTTCCTTTGGTGGCCTGATGGAGACCTAACACAAGACCTTGAAGAATATCAAATGAACGTCCACTTGTTCGGCGCAGTGTCGTCACCAAGTTGCTCAAATTTCGCGCTGAGAAAAGCCGCAGATGACGCGGAAGAGATTGTTGGAACAGAGGCTGCAGATGTTCTGCGAAAGAACTTTTACGTTGACGACTGTCTGCGCTCCTAA